The sequence TCAGCTGGTTGGACCGTAACTTACAGTCCAACCAGTTCAACTTGCGCACAGGTCGGTCAAATAACTGTCAAGCCAGCCAGCCCTGGACTGTTTGGAAGCCatgttttttcttcctttctttttctttttacaaaaCAGTTTTTGACCCTATAACTAACTGGGTTTCTAGGTGACACTGCCCATTTCAGTGGCCAGTCCAAACCAGTCGGTTCGCCTAGTCCGCCCCACGTTGAAAAAAGTAGAGGTTTTGAAGAGTGGCTATTTCGAGATTGGATAAACAATGTTAAGGAGAGGCAACAAAAAGGTTTTCCTAGGAGGGATGTGAAAAATACTAGATTTACACTCCCAGAATATCTATACTTCAAACTCATTTTCATTTCCACTCTGCCAAAAATACTAAAAAGAAGATTCAAAGTATGATGTTTTAGAAGTTAAACAGAAATTAACCGTCTTCCGTATGAAATAAGATTGAAATAACTGCAAAAACTGAAGACTCACCTCAGAtgtgtttaggttatggttcgGATTTTGTACTTACTCCTGTTGCTCGAAATCGTACTCAACCTCCTCTGTGACATCCAAAACCTCCTCGACTTCCACCTCTTTGGCTTcgtattcctcctcctcatcactTGCTTCTCCATCCCGCAGCTGTTGCCGATACAGCTTCTCCTCCTCATGCAACCGCTTCCATTCCTTCACCCATCTGTCCCATTCCTCCTGCAACATCCTCCTCTTCTCCCGATCCTGCTCGCTCAAGAGCAACGATGCATCCTGGTCCTCCGCCTCGTACTTCTTGCTGTACTTCTTCAGGTTCTTTgcaatctcctcttccttctccgAACTCAAGAACGAAGGTGGTCTTGGCCGCCACAGGAACTGTTTGATTGCAGCAACAAAAGAAAAGAACCCAAATGTTAGAACCTGTCATTGGAGGTCAGTAGATAATGGTTTTAAAACTCATCCTCCAAGTCAGCTGTGCGACCTGGATGAGTCAACTCGGATTTGGCACTACCCGATCCAGTTCGACACCATGATTCCCCTTCCCATCAAGTCAGACTCGAACAAAAACAAGTCAATGCGAGTCTAGAAACCATGCAGTAGATTGCTTTTGAAGCCAAGAATTTGGTTCTTTTTACCTGATAGAAATGATCCCTTGGAATCCTGTATAGTAACTTGCCATGGAATGACCATATGTTGAAGCCGTTTTCCATCTCATGAACTGAAGTGACTGAAGTCGCAACATATCTGTATTTGCAAAGAGTAACTATCAAGATAGCGAAACAAATGATCCACCCAAAACAAAAACGCTGCAGAGTACAGACAAATGGTGATTGTACCCATCTATGGTCCTAGAGTGCCAGCCCTTCATCAAGTTGGCCCCATCATGTATGGgttgtggcccaaaaatcaggggaCATCAGTAGGTTGGGGCATTGCCAGAGTGACAGTTGTCCTGAGCACAATCCCGACCAAAAAAATCAACGGATGTTTATCAAAACCAAGCTCCCGACCAAAAAAATCAAGGGATATATATCAAAACCAAATCTGACCCATTATGCAATTTATACACGTCAATAGCATGTAACACATTTTAAATGATAGTATACTCCTAACTCCACCTGGTAGCAATGCACCAGCTGGCCCTGACCCAGTAAAAGAGGAGAATTGATGAAGGATTTGCCAAGAAAATCATTAGAATTCCTTTTTTCAAATGATTGGCGAAACGGGATTCATGAAGTCAACCCCAAGTAACTGAGACGAGGTTACTTAGGGGCATacattgatgatgataatgatgatgccgATAATGATtatacatatatccaaaaaaagaaTGCGCATTTGTTGTCGTAGTCCAGCCGGACAACAGATAAAGTGACAATGATCAAGGCCTGTACCTTACTAGTCAGTTCTGAATTTTTAGGGCTGATGTGACAGGTCTAATAGTGTATCATCCTCCGTCTGGTCCATGACAGGCTAGACCCAATGGGCTGGCCCAACCTACTGACACCCTTTAACAAAATCAGGCCAGCACAATCATCATGCATGCCCCCACGTGGTCAATTTTCTttagtccatttttttttttttcatatatgagCAGTCCAACCTGATTTATGAGCCATAGACATACATGGCGGGACCCACAGATGAATGActtggatctcacacatgcaTGCAGAGAATAAGGTTTGAAATCCTACTATCTGGAGTAGCTGCTGCTTTCTCATAGTGAGTTCATACCTTCCAGTCGGATCCCATTCAATGTCAGTTGCCATGAAATGCTCGCCGGTGGCCATGGTCTCAAGCTCATCAACATTGTAAAACTCCAACTGCCCATTGAAACCCTTCAACCCAGCAAGGATAATGAAGCGGCCAGCAGGGGACCAAAAAAGAGCATTAGCCTGCTTGCCTTTGAGGGTTGTGAGCTTTGAGACTCGGCCGGTGTTGTGGGTTGTTCGCATCGAGTAGAAACTTATGTCGGGCCTTGGACTGTCCCCATGGATTACTGCAAACCTGTGGCCTTTGGGCTCCCAAGCAAATGCAATaatcttgtcgttcttattctcgAGCTCCAAGACCTCGATTGGGATGTCTCGTTCTTTGATGCGGAAGAGCTCGAAACCGGTGTAAGTGCTCTTCTTCGTCTTCGTGTATCTGTCAACCTTGACAGCAAGGTAATCCCCATTGCTCTGCCAATACATCTTGCAGTCGCTGACACTGAAGAGGTTTTTCTGCCTCAGTTCTTCTTTGCCCGGGATTTGAACAAGGCTTACCTATGAACACAATATAAACTAAATGTACTGAAAAACATGTTCCAAGAGGAGTGGCAATGGGCAGGGCTGCCTGGCCCAGCCCCGAAAGGCTAGAGTTGAGCCCCTATGACTTGGCCTGGGGACTGGGCCTGACCTTGAAATCTAGACCTGGTGTCCGGGCAGGGCCAAGGCCAATGATGAATGCCTAGCCCAGCCCGCTGGCCCGGTTCAATCATCAAGCAGTTCACTGTCGGAAAAGAATGCACAATTTGAAGACCCTTGTGAGTGGTCCCATTCAATGCACATGTAGATTAGCAGCACTTTCAGATCTAGGGTGATGTTTCTATGATGAAAAACATTTATACGATGGATTAATTGCAGCCAGGGGATACCGCAAAACGTTTCTTAGATGTGGagtatttcaaacctttgatcattcCACTCTTTTCCTCATAGGGCCAGGGCCGAGGCCTTTCTAGCCCGATTAGGGCTAGGGCTAGGGCTAAGGCATAGGGGACTAGGCTGGGACAGGACTAGCCCcagcccggcccattgccacccctatccgaTAGTAACCAATTCACATCAAAACGAACCCACTCACCCTAGCAGGTTGATTTCCACTGCCTAGCTCTGGTACGAACAGAGCAAGTATGGGATCAGTCGGCGACCAACATAAGTCAATCACATTCTCAACCCTCATAGATTTCTTATCAATGAGACTGAACGTCTCTGACTCATATACTGAGATGACATTCTTCCCAATCCTGGCAAAATATTTGTCGTCTTTTCCACCACCCCATCTGAAAAAATTACCATTTCCATCAATAAGACACAGAAATTCAGATAAACCCAGAAACATGTGAGAAAGAAATCAAATCACCTAAAAACAGGCCAGGAGACTCCAGCAACACCCCCAGCTCCACCAGCTGCAAATTCATCAGCACTCCCCTTGAAGTCCCTCATAAGTTTTCCAGTTCTCACGTCGAAGATGTTCAGTACCACCCTCTGAAATCAAAACTGCTTATGAGAGAGAATTCCTTTAGGTGGATAAAGTAAAAAATCTAATGCATGTGGATTGCTTACATGTGTGTCACGGGGATTGCTAGGTTCATGACTACTATAGGTGACCAGATATTTCTCTCCAGGAGAGAAGTCAATGAGTTTTACCTGCAATGAATCCGACAAAAGATATACAGCAAACCAAAGAAATGCCAAGCAAGTGAACTGAaaggaacaaaaaaaaatgagctgGAGATAACCTGTGGATGAGCATAGCGCATTAGGCGGTTGAATGTCGCGGCACCTCCCCAAACAGCTGCACCTTGTCTATGAACTGTTGCTAAGTATGTCCCAAGTGGAGACCACTGCACAAAGCTTTCAGTCCAGAACTGCCAAAACAAAGCCAAGATGAGGTGAGTCCTCATAAGCTCTCATACACAGGTTAAGAATAATCAATTTAACATGGTCCATCaagaaaagcatgaaaaactGAGAATTATAGAAacccaaataaacattacaacaaAGTAAACACACATGATGCTGCATAGGAAATCAAATCTATAATCCAGATTTGTGAGAAAGTGCAATGCAGCAAGGATTTGCCTGCAAATGAAATAAGTATGCAGTTTCAGTATTTCATTATGATGCAGGACagtctaaactagaatgcatgtgtgagcacgGAAATTATCCAGCGAAATgaactaagcaaatcaattaaaatattcaacattccaaatcatagtaaagataataacaaaggaaacatgcaatggttgcTAGAGCTgcgcatcaagtcgagtcgagtcgaaccgagttagggctgactcaactcaatctggttttgaaataggcctgacccaaacttgatccgactcgataccgagtccagcatgcctgactcaatccgagtgcagtctggcctggactgatccgtACCGAGTCCGATCCGGttagaagtaccgagtcgggtcgagttggcaccaagtcggattgagagatgagggagggagggagggagtggagaggagagagaggaggaggaggagggtggcggtggtgggtggttgtcgggcttggaagaggaagaggattaggatgagggagggagggagggagggaggggagaggagaggagaggggagagaggaggagggtgatggtggtgggtggttgtcgagcttggaagaggaggaggatgagggagggagagagagaggttgggatgaggtcggggtagggttagagagtcgggtcaagttgggttttggatcgagtcgagtctaaccggatcgagtttcaggtcaagtcgggtcaagttactgggtaactcgaactcgactcggtttgagttcggattgggcgaagcttactcggttcgggtcgagtcgagtcggacgagtcaagtTAGCCGGATCAGGTCTTCCCGTGCCTACCTCTAATGGTTGATGACTATCATCACAATCATGCGgtaccgtattcaaatcatgcatggattggatccagggagggatgggacctcccgatcttacatggtttcaatccaacaatcaatgcagCTTCTCTAATCTaagaaatcaaaggatttctatAATAGGGACTGCTGGAAAATCTGAGAGAGGGTCGGGATCAATTCTTAGATTTCCAAGGTCAATAGTAATCAAAGAATACTaggcatagaaagagaagaaggtttttttgaaaagtcacatagaaagagaagaagaatgttggagggatagaaatagaatttagaagaaaaaaagataTTAGGAGGAGAAGAAATTACCACAGAGAGAAAGGGGAAAGAGGCACCaagctttcaaaaaaaaaaacattattcggtttagggtagaaaacaccctatttataaaattcgaatttaaaagaaaatgactaaactacccctataacaaaagaagaagaaaatgcgcaaaacaaagctttctataaaaataaaaaataaaaaaatctcgcGTAACAGATCGGgcttctaactcatcctacacaTGTATCCTCCTAATGTagggccttcaattaatccagggacacatgtaaggtcttcaaaatcctccTTGGTTATGCCACGAACCATcatcgagccataaagatgtattcgcCGGCCAccttcgtctttgataaactttgacgGGTCTGATATCCTCATCACATTACCAAAAAATGGTGGCACTCCCACTTACAACAGTccacactatacactcatggactCGAACTTGTGAACTGATTTCGCAAACAAATTTGGTAATTTATGATGTTTTTTCATACTTTTAAAGGCAGTGTAGAAAATTATCTATAGATAAATTTAGAACAATTAAAAGAGATTTTCAATGGCTTGCATTTAATCGTCACTAAAGTGTGACTATAGCACGATAGATTATTTATGGTAGTATCTAGCATACAGATAATTCAAATCACAGGACCAtctcaatatgtacaccccaatGGGTTGCAACacacattgcatcctcagtagtGATGGAAAGCAAGCAAACTCCTATCTATGATGGCATTGAGACTGCTTCTGATACAAGTCCACAGTGGTGTGTAAATGCCATCCTACACATCCAGCAGTGTTGCCCACCATGAAAGTTTGAcgccccaaaaattaggccaatccaaccatcacgtgggccaccacgtgaatttagaggttttgggtggttgttcactgttttctatgatatgtCCAACTCCCACCTAATGATTAGACAAAGACCTACGTTTTGGGTCATCCATCATCATGGTGGAGAtcacttagggcctatttggtgcATAGGATTAAGTAGTATTAGGTGGGGATGGAATTAGCTTCAAGTCATAATCAACTAACTTCAGGTATTGTCAATGGATTGGAGTAACACACCAAATCCCGTCTCCATGTTTGGAATATATAGTTTCGGCATTGTAATCCAAGGAGGAAACACATACCACATTTGGAATGTAACATTCGGAAATGGAGGCAGACTTGGGGAAGAGGAATCTCACCCTCCCTAGGGTTTTTTATTGGGGGGAGATATATCGGCAGGACCAATGAAAGATCCAGCAATTGCATGAATCTGGGAAGCTAAAGAAGATCTTCGAAGGGTTCCCAAAGGTCGAGTCCAGCGTCTGCGATGGTTGCGGTGGGGTCCAGTTCTTACTCTGCGGCCGACCCTAGGCAGCCAAAAGTGCGTTTTGGAGAAAGGTGGGTTCAGGAGCTGCTCTCTTTGTAATGAGAATGGCTTGGTTAGTTGCCCTGGATGTTGCCGATGAAATGCCGAAGAGAGATACAGGGAATTGGGGgcaagaaaggagaagaagagatcAATTCAAGAATGGGGTTTTGTAATTTCTATATTCTTCTTTGAGATTCTAGAGGTTGGATTTAAGAGAAGGGAAGATAGGAAGAGAAATGCAATGGAGGGCTACAAATTTGGATAGCCATGCGGAGTACATAATATTCCTTCTTCTTTGCGTTCctctattttcttttattattgtgGCCTTGACTATGGTGGTGATGGTTGACCACCATTCTCATCCTCAAAAGGGAAATCCAGACTGTTAAATCTGGAGCATTGGATTGCCCATTGAAAACATCCCGTTGACAATGATCTTTTCAACGGTCCATTTTGGTAGCTGCCAATCAGCTGGTTGGCTCTGTTCGATCAGTCTGTTTTTTTTCCCACCTATGATCCATACAAAACAATGGTCAATGTATGGTCAGTCCAGATTCCGTATGCTTGCCAAAAGGTGGCGGATGATGGGGcgtcattttcaaaatggtggtgaatcatCACCATAGCCTAGACCTTATTTCCCTGAAATGAGAGggcttttttgaaaatttctctcCGTCACTGGATATCGCAAATCCAAGACCAATACACCAAATCCCTTTTCAATGGGCAAGGTTTGGGCACCTTTTCCAAAGCTCCAAATCGTCTCCAATACCAAACGTGGCTTCGTTGGATATCAGAACATAATACCGCCGAATTCCATCTAATCTCATTTGATATGccgaaccaaacaggcccttaatgcaTGGGTTGAATGGCACACACACAACACAGTTGGCCTCACATGGGAAACAGTGTTTAGGCAAATTAGCAGATGAATAACAAGGGGAATAATTTTTACATGCAGGGGAATGCCTTTGCAAATAACTTGTAGAAATAAGCCTATTATACAAGGACTTGGTGAACAACCTGCCTCTACTTTTGGATGATTAAATTTACACAGTCTAGAATAACCTGTATGTACTCCATGTACGTAGCTGAATTTTGTCCCGTACTTCTCAAGGAAAAACATATTATACACTAACAAATCCGTCTCAACTTATTTTTATCATTTCCGCATTTTATGGCTgaatttttatttgtatttttcagTGTTTACACTGAATAATACTTGAACTTTGGCCCCCATGGCCTCAAAAGTCATTAACTGATTTCACAAACAAATTAGGTAATTTAAGTTATTTTCCCATAATTTTGAAGGCAGTGTGGCAAAAAACTGTCAACTTCTACCCATTCAAAttcatgtggcccatttcctaGGACAGAAGATGCCTATAAGAAAGTTGATTCAGGTAAAAGCGAGTCAAACAATTCCTCGggtggtaaactctcaggagtttcaacacccggtcaagggttcgagtatccataggtggtgaaatcccactacggcgtgtgtGGGGtgggtgtgcgtgtgtaaaaaaaaaagtcaaacaaTTCTGAATACATTTATCGACCATTTAACACTAACTTGCCATAAAAGGGGCACTCTAGTGGTAGCAATACCACCATAAGCCACGGTGGTACTgggaagatgtggggcccacatgatgcatgcatAAAATCCAATCAGTCCATTTGCATCTGTACATGTTACTCGCAGGGCCTTAAAATCAGGGTGAtccatgaatcaggtgggccacaccacttggaATAAGTTGGGAGGCAATaaccacccttgatttgcattgaGGACCCACCGTGTTATATATAGGAAATCCAGCCCATTCAGACCCTTCAACTGGTATGGATGCGGGTcaggccaaaaatcaggccattgtgTCCCCTCTCAGATTGTTCCCTGTTTTGTGGCACGCTTGAATgttggatcaggttgatttttggcaCATGGAGGTAATATGAGGTGACGCATATGATGGACAGGTTGGCTGGCCTTCATACATCACATGGCCCCAACATCTGCCTAGTGCCACCATAAGCTTACGGTGGTACTGGTACCATGGAGTGCCCCCCACCATAAAATAGTATCGCACAAGCAACTGAAATAGTCCATTAGTTCTTTTCTGAAATTGCACTCGGCTTTTTAGGGCTACCCAGCCAACTTGTTCACCAATACAAATTGAATATTGTTACAAAGGTGTGACATGGCATTAGCATCTAACATTTACATATTGCATGAATCCATAGATCTAGCAGAGACAGGGATtctactctctttttcttttttggctgaTAACCCATCAATGGACACATTTTGCTTGGCCAAAACTGAACCATATGTTATCGGTTACACTTTCAAGGGTGTAACCAAGAATACCACAGAATAGTTAGGGCAAGATCATGGAGACTTGTTGCCTGCTGCTTTCAACagaatatgggcctcatacatgcaTTTGTACTAGTTTCAGAATACAAGTTCGGGCATGATTCCATATCATGAAAAATGGGAAGTAAGAATTCGATATTGGTCTAATGAGTATAGAAAAGCAATATTCACTTACAGTGCGACGGTAAACCAATTCAGGCTTCAGCTGTCTTGGGTCGTTCCACAACACCTCAGTATCAGAACCAGCACGAATGACAAACTGGTCCCTTGCTTTTTCGTCAGTAAGCCAGTGCTGTAGATTTTCCTGTAATGACGCAAAGATATGCATGACATTAGCAACT is a genomic window of Magnolia sinica isolate HGM2019 chromosome 15, MsV1, whole genome shotgun sequence containing:
- the LOC131226614 gene encoding eukaryotic translation initiation factor 3 subunit B-like, with translation MAEVISMADIEAMAQHIGIDLSKVDVDSIKLPPGEDFGIKSDDDEDILQADPLEFESGFQNVIVVDNLPVVAPEKFEKLEGVVRKIYSQIGTIKEDGLWMPVSQETQKTLGYCFIEYNTAQEAELAREKTNGYKLDKSHIFAVNSFDDFDKYMKVPDEWTPAEIKPYTPGENLQHWLTDEKARDQFVIRAGSDTEVLWNDPRQLKPELVYRRTFWTESFVQWSPLGTYLATVHRQGAAVWGGAATFNRLMRYAHPQVKLIDFSPGEKYLVTYSSHEPSNPRDTHRVVLNIFDVRTGKLMRDFKGSADEFAAGGAGGVAGVSWPVFRWGGGKDDKYFARIGKNVISVYESETFSLIDKKSMRVENVIDLCWSPTDPILALFVPELGSGNQPARVSLVQIPGKEELRQKNLFSVSDCKMYWQSNGDYLAVKVDRYTKTKKSTYTGFELFRIKERDIPIEVLELENKNDKIIAFAWEPKGHRFAVIHGDSPRPDISFYSMRTTHNTGRVSKLTTLKGKQANALFWSPAGRFIILAGLKGFNGQLEFYNVDELETMATGEHFMATDIEWDPTGRYVATSVTSVHEMENGFNIWSFHGKLLYRIPRDHFYQFLWRPRPPSFLSSEKEEEIAKNLKKYSKKYEAEDQDASLLLSEQDREKRRMLQEEWDRWVKEWKRLHEEEKLYRQQLRDGEASDEEEEYEAKEVEVEEVLDVTEEVEYDFEQQE